GATCCATCAGACTGAATTCCGAAAATGATTTCAGCAGAAGTATTGTTGTCTGCTTTAAAATTGTCCAGATATTTTGGTTTCAAAGTATAACCGCCAGCAATGATTTCGTTACACATTGTAATACAATCATTAAAACGATCCGCCTGAATATAAACCTGAGCATTCAAATACATTTTAGCCAAAATCATACGTGCCATAGATTGGTCTAATCTTCCGTATTCATTTGTTCTCGCTGCTTTTAAATCTGGTAAAACTGCTGTTAATTCCTTTTCGATAAATTCAAATAATTGCTTTCTGTTAAACTCAGGTCCGGCAAAATTTACAGGATCATTTTCCGTATACATTGGTGCTTTTCCAAATAAATCCATCATGTTATAATAAGCGTACGCTCTTAAAACACAAACTTCTTTACGGTAAAGTGCAATATCTGCCAAGGTTGCAGCATTTGTAATACCTCTTGAACTTAATTTTTCTGGTGTACTTTGACGTAAAAATTCATTTGCATACGCAACAGAAACCATCGTTCTACTAAACATTCCAAGAATAACAGGATTTGCAGCTGTCCAGATATTACGTTGTAATTCTGCTGTTCCTCCGTCATTTTCATAACTCCAAACCAATTCGTCTGTAGTTAATTCCTGCATGTATAATAAACATCTTGTAAACTGACTTGTTCCGGCATCAACGCCTTCAAGCGATGAATTATCAGGACCAAGAACTCCTGTCAAAGTTAGATTTCCATATACTCCTGCGAAAGCTTTTTTGTATCCGTCAGGTGTAGAAAATAACACATCAGAAGAAAGAACGTCGTCATCTTTTGAGACTACATTTAAATCATCTGTACAAGACTGAAAAATTACAGTCAATGCAACTATTGTTATTAAAATATATTTTTTCATGATTTCGTTATTAAAATTTAAGATTAAGACCAAATAATACTGATCGTTGTCTTGGATAAATCGTTTTGTCTACACCGTTGTTTGTAATTTCAGGATCTAAACCACTGTATTTTGTAAGTACAAAAACGTTCTGAACTCCGGTTGAAAATCTTAATGAAGCTTTACTGTTTAACCAGTTATTCAGCGTATATCCTAAAGTAATGTTATCCATTTTCAAGAAAGAAGCATTCTCAATATAAAGATCTGACAATACTACATTTGAAGTCGTTTGAAAATTAGTATCCAAAACCTGTTTCGGAATATTACTTAAAACACCTCCGTTTTCCATCGCATCATATTGTGCTCTGCTCGCGTCTACGGCATTAAAAATTCTATTACCAATACTTGCTCTTAAATTGAATGAAAAGTCAAACTTTTTGTAATTCATATTAGATGCAAATCCCAATGTAAAATCCGGATCTGGATTATTATAAATGTACTTATCCGAATCATTTTTGATATTATTACCATTCAAATCTGCAAAAGCACCATCAATTGGTTTTCCTTCGTTATTGTATAATTGTTTGTATACATAGAAAGAATAAGGCGTATATCCTTCTCTGAAAATTTGTCCTGGAGTTCCTGTTCCTGCGATATTGTCTCCTAAAAAGATATCAGTTCCGTTAACTAGATTTTTGATTCTTCTTTCGAATTTAGAAATATTGAAATTCATATTCCAGTTGAAATCCAATGTTTTAATAGCATTTGCATTAATCGTAAACTCAACTCCTTTTGTTGTAAAACTACCAACGTTTTGATA
This genomic window from Flavobacterium sp. 9 contains:
- a CDS encoding RagB/SusD family nutrient uptake outer membrane protein, with amino-acid sequence MKKYILITIVALTVIFQSCTDDLNVVSKDDDVLSSDVLFSTPDGYKKAFAGVYGNLTLTGVLGPDNSSLEGVDAGTSQFTRCLLYMQELTTDELVWSYENDGGTAELQRNIWTAANPVILGMFSRTMVSVAYANEFLRQSTPEKLSSRGITNAATLADIALYRKEVCVLRAYAYYNMMDLFGKAPMYTENDPVNFAGPEFNRKQLFEFIEKELTAVLPDLKAARTNEYGRLDQSMARMILAKMYLNAQVYIQADRFNDCITMCNEIIAGGYTLKPKYLDNFKADNNTSAEIIFGIQSDGSVSQNWGATTVLTNGQIGAWENNGADFGIGGWTGALRIRKEFAQKFDGAKFSQDTRNTIGKGVAGDPGKQRSIDIEDIGVKTQGYILSKFSNKTSTGVNGISSTFADTDFPLFRLADVYLMYAEATLRGGNGTSAKALEYVNALRQRANNNSTVGNITLSDLTPDFLIDERARELHWEAHRRQDLIRFGKYTGGSYNWAWKGNSSKGVSIPAYMSVFPIPEGSLGANKNLTQNTGY